A section of the Falco biarmicus isolate bFalBia1 chromosome 3, bFalBia1.pri, whole genome shotgun sequence genome encodes:
- the LOC130146181 gene encoding translation initiation factor IF-2-like, with the protein MSPVRPRVVRPFPPPSPARLPRGCGAPRDPAAVFAGEGPRSPARRSSSARHTCGPGPRARSHAKTSNNVNSSNNKYVRDQGCATESEVSWGNSGMWEQPRGKTAERPASRRPGWLRGPVPRPRDAHPPGDPPTDGGTYRQSGTRAGAAGRFQQHI; encoded by the exons ATGTCCCCCGTCCGTCCTCGTGTCGTCCGTccgttcccccccccctcccccgcccgccTTCCCCGGGGTTGCGGGGCGCCGCGAGACCCCGCCGCAGTGTTTGCGGGCGAagggccccgcagccccgcgcgCCGGTCCAGCAGCGCCCGCCACACgtgcggccccggcccccgggcGCGCAGCCACGCAAAAACTAGTAACAACgttaacagcagcaacaacaaataTGTAAGAGATCAGGGGTGCGCTACGGAGTCTGAAGTTTCCTGGGGAAATAGCGGAATGTGGGAGCAGCCGCGAGGAAAGACTGCCGAGCGCCCCGCAAGCCGCCGGCCCGGCTGGCTGCGAGGACCGGTCCCGCGGCCCCGGGACGCCCACCCGCCCGGCGACCCACCGACGGACGGAGGGACGTACCGGCAGTCAGGCACACGGGCAGGAGCAGCCGGAAG GTTTCAGCAGCACATTTAG